In Candidatus Hydrogenedentota bacterium, the genomic window GGTGAATTCGCTACAGTGTCCACTATGACCATCCGCCCCTGCACCCCCGCCGACATCGACGCGCTGGCCGCCATCTACCGCGATGCGGTTCTGGAGATCGGCATCACGGCCTACACCGCCGAGCAGGCCGCTATCTGGGCGTCCTTCCCCGATGATCGCCATGCCTTCGGGACCTTGCTGGGCCAGGGCATTGCGCTCATCGCGGACGTGGACGGTGCGCCCGCGGCCTTCTGCCATTTGCATCCGGGGGATCACATATCGCTGCTTTACACGGCCCCACGATTTGCGCGCATGGGGCTGGCGACGGCGGTTTACCTCGGTGTGGAAGCGCATGCGCGCAGTCAGGGCCAGGCGGTGCTCACGACGGACGCGAGCAAGATCTCCCGGCGTTTCTTCGAGCACCATGGCTTCGTGGTGCGCCGGACCGAGCAGACGATACGCCTGGGTGTGGCTTTTGAGCG contains:
- a CDS encoding GNAT family N-acetyltransferase, whose product is MTIRPCTPADIDALAAIYRDAVLEIGITAYTAEQAAIWASFPDDRHAFGTLLGQGIALIADVDGAPAAFCHLHPGDHISLLYTAPRFARMGLATAVYLGVEAHARSQGQAVLTTDASKISRRFFEHHGFVVRRTEQTIRLGVAFERYQMEKRLEG